Proteins encoded by one window of Ralstonia sp. RRA:
- a CDS encoding cytochrome c, producing the protein MKHWLVTLAGWAICACATLSGTAYAAEFATLTVAVGAQPRMWTREALLHNPHLTDVTVEDENLKRRLTFKAVPVTEFFKGQPTSPDASATTVASDGYVSHLPMRLLLADRPDGPRAWLAVEDPDTPWPTLKGQDIGPFRLIWTAPPAKASVVNESLWTYNIVRIDVAAQPQERFAAIRPAAGLPADGPVMRGFATFQRVCFSCHTLNRAGDAQLGPDLNVPYSPVEYLGDEKLRHLIRDPQSLRWWPNARMSSIDEKTLSEAQLNDLLAYFHHMAHREAVAAH; encoded by the coding sequence ATGAAGCACTGGCTTGTGACACTGGCAGGATGGGCAATCTGCGCCTGCGCAACGCTGAGCGGTACGGCGTACGCGGCCGAGTTTGCTACGTTGACGGTTGCCGTTGGCGCGCAGCCGCGCATGTGGACGCGCGAAGCACTGCTGCATAACCCGCACCTGACCGACGTCACCGTGGAAGACGAAAACCTGAAGCGCCGCCTGACCTTCAAGGCGGTCCCCGTGACGGAATTCTTCAAGGGCCAGCCGACCAGCCCAGACGCCAGCGCCACTACTGTCGCCAGCGATGGCTACGTATCGCATCTGCCGATGCGCCTGCTGCTGGCCGACCGCCCCGACGGGCCGCGTGCCTGGCTCGCCGTGGAAGACCCGGACACCCCGTGGCCGACACTCAAGGGCCAGGATATCGGGCCGTTCCGCCTGATCTGGACGGCGCCGCCGGCCAAGGCTTCTGTGGTGAACGAAAGCCTGTGGACGTACAACATCGTGCGCATTGATGTGGCTGCGCAGCCGCAAGAGCGCTTCGCGGCCATTCGCCCCGCAGCCGGGTTGCCTGCCGATGGCCCTGTCATGCGTGGCTTCGCCACCTTCCAGCGCGTCTGTTTCTCCTGTCACACGCTCAACCGCGCGGGCGATGCCCAGTTGGGCCCCGATCTGAACGTGCCGTACAGCCCGGTCGAGTACCTGGGAGACGAGAAGCTGCGTCACCTCATTCGTGATCCGCAGTCGCTACGCTGGTGGCCGAATGCGCGCATGTCGTCCATTGATGAGAAGACGCTGTCCGAGGCGCAGCTCAATGACCTGCTGGCGTACTTCCACCACATGGCGCATCGCGAGGCAGTTGCCGCGCATTGA
- a CDS encoding helix-turn-helix domain-containing protein, producing the protein MSISAKIALPMSRASTAKRSDANRRPTDPRVVALVAYPAVQMLDVAGPADVFAMANAFNVEPAYRVVPVSSQGGLVRASNGIAIDTESIASLASTAIDTLIVAGGEREGLLATGADASLAQWAREVCASARRFGSVCTGAFVLAHWGLLDAHRATTHWASAQLLAQVFTNVAVEPDALYVQDGKAWTSGGVTAGIDMCLSMVEQDLGRWVAARVAKQLILAVRRMGNQSQYSLALETQSGQYAALVDWLRTRLREPIDVEQMAAAAGEAPRTFHRRFTKETGMTPRAFLETLRLQAARAHLEAGDSVKRAARDAGFGSEAHLAKAFRRRFDLTPSQYQAQFGH; encoded by the coding sequence TTGTCGATTTCTGCCAAGATTGCCCTGCCCATGTCACGCGCTTCCACTGCCAAGCGGTCTGATGCAAACCGTCGCCCGACAGACCCGCGCGTAGTCGCGCTGGTCGCCTACCCCGCAGTGCAGATGCTGGACGTGGCCGGCCCCGCCGATGTGTTTGCCATGGCGAATGCCTTCAACGTGGAGCCGGCCTACCGCGTCGTGCCGGTCTCATCGCAGGGTGGGCTGGTGCGAGCGTCGAATGGCATTGCCATCGATACGGAATCGATCGCCTCGCTGGCATCGACCGCCATCGACACGCTGATCGTTGCCGGCGGCGAGCGCGAAGGCTTGCTGGCGACGGGCGCCGATGCATCGCTGGCGCAGTGGGCCCGCGAGGTGTGTGCCTCGGCGCGGCGGTTCGGGTCGGTCTGCACCGGCGCGTTCGTGCTGGCGCACTGGGGCCTGCTCGATGCGCACCGCGCCACCACACACTGGGCATCGGCACAGTTGCTTGCGCAGGTCTTTACGAACGTTGCGGTCGAGCCCGACGCGCTCTACGTGCAGGATGGCAAGGCGTGGACGTCGGGCGGTGTGACGGCAGGCATCGACATGTGCCTGTCGATGGTCGAGCAGGATCTCGGCCGCTGGGTGGCGGCGCGGGTGGCCAAGCAGTTGATTCTGGCCGTGCGGCGGATGGGCAACCAGTCGCAGTACTCGCTGGCGCTGGAAACCCAGTCCGGGCAGTACGCCGCACTGGTCGACTGGCTGCGCACGCGCCTGCGCGAACCGATCGACGTGGAGCAGATGGCCGCGGCGGCTGGTGAGGCGCCCCGCACCTTCCACCGCCGCTTCACCAAGGAAACCGGCATGACGCCGCGCGCCTTTCTGGAAACGTTGCGACTGCAAGCCGCCCGCGCACATCTGGAGGCGGGTGACTCCGTCAAGCGCGCAGCCCGCGATGCCGGCTTCGGTTCGGAGGCGCATCTGGCGAAGGCGTTCCGGCGCCGGTTTGACCTCACGCCGTCGCAATACCAGGCGCAGTTCGGGCACTAA
- a CDS encoding DUF1697 domain-containing protein translates to MTTYVAFLRAVNVGGTGKLPMAELRAMCESIGLTNVRTYIASGNVVFRSRLSEASVKAKLERCLEDYAGKPVGVLVRTGAELAAVLEGNPFKTQASNRTVAIFLDVPPPADTLATLSGRQEEEVALGAREIYVHYGDGMAHSKLKIPAAKTGTARNMNTVATLVAWAAT, encoded by the coding sequence ATGACGACTTATGTCGCCTTCCTGCGGGCCGTGAATGTTGGCGGCACCGGCAAGCTGCCCATGGCTGAACTGCGCGCCATGTGCGAATCGATCGGCCTGACCAACGTGCGCACCTACATTGCAAGCGGCAATGTGGTCTTTCGGAGCCGTCTATCGGAAGCGTCGGTCAAGGCCAAGCTGGAGCGCTGCCTGGAGGATTACGCCGGCAAGCCCGTGGGTGTGCTCGTGCGCACGGGTGCGGAATTGGCGGCGGTGCTGGAGGGCAATCCGTTCAAGACCCAGGCATCCAATCGGACGGTCGCCATCTTTCTGGATGTGCCGCCGCCCGCCGATACGTTGGCAACCCTGAGCGGCCGGCAGGAGGAGGAAGTCGCCCTGGGCGCACGTGAGATCTACGTGCACTACGGCGACGGCATGGCGCATTCCAAGTTGAAGATTCCTGCTGCCAAGACGGGGACGGCGCGCAATATGAACACGGTTGCCACGCTGGTTGCGTGGGCGGCGACGTGA
- a CDS encoding PLP-dependent aminotransferase family protein — MTQARYQPLVDALAAQIRSGDLPPGTRLPTHRRLAEHHGIALVTATRVYAELEAMGLVSGEVGRGTFVREAVLPRGLGVDQQAVAAGVVDLNFNYPSLPGQAQLLSRALRQLAAQGDLEALLRYAPHGGRPHERACVARHLARKGLTPEPDNVLIVDGAQHGLAVTVMALLKPGDVVAVDALTYPGFKVLAEMLHLELAPVPAAGQGMDLDALERVCTRRRVRAVYVMPTLHNPLGWVSGIAWRRRLAAIVRRHGLLAIEDAAYAFLAEDAPTPLAALAPEATVYVSGLSKSVATGLRFGFVAAPAAWVHKLERAIRATTWNTPAVVTALACAWLDDGTVNRLEAEKRRDAAERQAIARKALAGLTLISHPASYFVWLVLPPEVRADHVAAVLQADGISVSTAEPFATSKQVPHALRLALGSVALERLQAVLQVVRQRIEEQIDR, encoded by the coding sequence ATCAGCCATTGGTCGATGCACTGGCTGCGCAGATCCGTTCTGGTGATCTGCCGCCCGGCACGCGCCTGCCTACGCACCGTCGGCTGGCAGAACACCACGGCATTGCACTGGTGACGGCCACGCGTGTGTATGCCGAACTCGAAGCGATGGGGCTGGTGAGCGGCGAGGTGGGCCGCGGCACCTTTGTGCGCGAAGCCGTGCTGCCGCGTGGCCTGGGGGTCGATCAGCAGGCCGTGGCGGCAGGGGTGGTGGATCTGAACTTCAACTACCCGTCGCTGCCGGGGCAGGCTCAACTGTTGAGCCGCGCGTTGCGGCAACTGGCGGCCCAGGGCGATCTTGAAGCGCTGTTGCGCTACGCCCCGCACGGCGGCCGGCCGCACGAGCGCGCTTGTGTTGCGCGGCACCTTGCACGCAAGGGCCTGACGCCTGAGCCGGACAACGTGCTGATCGTCGATGGTGCGCAGCATGGGCTGGCCGTGACGGTCATGGCGCTGCTGAAACCGGGCGATGTGGTGGCCGTGGATGCGTTGACCTACCCCGGCTTCAAGGTGCTGGCCGAGATGCTGCATCTGGAGCTGGCGCCGGTTCCCGCAGCGGGGCAGGGCATGGATCTGGATGCGTTGGAGCGCGTGTGCACGCGCCGCCGTGTTCGCGCCGTCTATGTCATGCCCACGCTGCACAATCCGCTCGGCTGGGTCAGCGGCATTGCCTGGCGGCGCCGGCTGGCCGCCATCGTGCGTCGACACGGGCTGCTGGCAATTGAGGATGCCGCCTACGCCTTCCTTGCAGAGGATGCGCCCACGCCATTGGCTGCGCTTGCGCCGGAGGCGACCGTCTACGTATCGGGGCTGTCCAAGAGCGTGGCCACGGGCCTGCGCTTTGGTTTTGTTGCGGCACCGGCGGCCTGGGTGCACAAGCTCGAACGCGCCATTCGCGCCACCACCTGGAACACGCCCGCGGTCGTCACGGCCCTGGCGTGCGCGTGGCTGGACGACGGCACCGTGAACCGCCTGGAGGCTGAGAAGCGGCGCGATGCGGCTGAACGTCAGGCCATCGCCCGCAAGGCCCTGGCCGGGCTGACGCTCATCAGCCATCCGGCGTCGTATTTTGTCTGGCTTGTCCTGCCGCCGGAGGTGCGGGCGGACCACGTGGCAGCGGTGTTGCAGGCAGACGGCATTTCCGTCTCCACGGCAGAACCCTTTGCGACATCGAAGCAGGTGCCGCACGCCTTGCGCCTGGCGCTGGGTTCTGTGGCGCTTGAGCGGTTGCAGGCCGTGCTGCAAGTCGTCAGGCAGCGCATTGAGGAACAGATTGACCGATGA
- a CDS encoding DJ-1/PfpI family protein, translating into MAVGLAGCFAVQVHQDPGGVPAAVQHADASAMQSEIPANHTHPLRARPLVAVVGHNANTELTDFVVPYGVLKRADVADVIALGTQPGPMQMFPAFRLEPDSTIDAFDARFPDGADYVVVPAVHEDDDPRLLAWVRQQWAKGATVIGVCDGAWVLARAGLLAGRRATSHWYARDALAKQFPQTQWVSGRRYVADGRVVTTTGVTASVPVTLALIQTIGGAERARAVADAIGAPGWSAEHASTGFRLSPRHLYTAASNMLSLWRRETLGAALQPGGDDVALALVADAHARTYFTRVLATADASGGVRMGSGLVFLPDRVGAAAQAIPPLSSTPQPPRAVVALDMALDDIAQRHGDDTAAFVALQMEYPMHRTAH; encoded by the coding sequence ATGGCTGTCGGCCTGGCCGGCTGCTTTGCGGTGCAGGTGCATCAGGACCCCGGTGGTGTGCCCGCTGCCGTGCAGCATGCAGACGCATCTGCCATGCAGTCTGAGATTCCCGCCAACCATACGCACCCGTTGCGCGCACGGCCGCTCGTGGCTGTGGTCGGGCATAACGCCAATACGGAGTTGACCGATTTCGTGGTTCCCTACGGCGTGCTCAAGCGTGCTGATGTGGCGGATGTGATCGCCCTCGGCACACAGCCGGGGCCGATGCAGATGTTTCCCGCGTTTCGGTTGGAACCCGATTCCACCATCGACGCATTCGACGCGCGTTTTCCCGATGGCGCGGACTACGTGGTGGTGCCGGCCGTGCATGAGGATGACGATCCGCGTTTGCTGGCCTGGGTGCGCCAGCAGTGGGCCAAGGGCGCGACGGTGATCGGCGTATGTGACGGTGCATGGGTGCTCGCGCGTGCCGGCCTGCTTGCGGGCCGCCGCGCGACTTCCCATTGGTATGCGCGGGATGCGCTTGCGAAGCAGTTTCCGCAGACGCAATGGGTGTCCGGCCGCCGTTACGTGGCCGATGGCCGTGTGGTGACGACGACGGGGGTGACCGCCTCAGTGCCCGTCACACTGGCGTTGATCCAGACGATTGGCGGGGCGGAGCGGGCCCGCGCGGTGGCGGATGCCATCGGCGCGCCGGGCTGGTCAGCCGAACACGCGAGCACGGGCTTCAGGCTGAGCCCTCGGCATCTGTACACGGCGGCCAGCAACATGCTGTCGCTGTGGCGGCGCGAAACACTGGGTGCTGCCTTGCAACCCGGTGGTGATGATGTTGCCCTGGCGCTGGTGGCCGATGCACATGCCCGTACCTATTTCACGCGCGTGTTGGCAACGGCAGATGCCTCGGGCGGTGTGCGCATGGGCAGCGGCTTGGTGTTTCTTCCCGACCGGGTGGGGGCGGCAGCACAGGCGATACCGCCGCTATCCAGCACGCCGCAACCGCCACGCGCGGTGGTTGCGCTGGACATGGCACTTGACGACATCGCCCAGCGTCATGGTGATGACACCGCAGCGTTTGTTGCCCTGCAGATGGAGTATCCGATGCACCGGACTGCACATTGA
- a CDS encoding RidA family protein: MTIEKRLAARGLVLPPPPRPLGSYTAVSQAGDLLFVSGQLPLANGKVVWQGQVGKDLTLDEGQRAAELAALNVLAQIHAHLGGFERLDHIVRVEGHVTSAPGWLQQPAVVDGASDFFADVLAEKAGHARMVISHFQQPANAAVILLVIAQIKPA, translated from the coding sequence ATGACCATCGAAAAACGCCTTGCCGCACGCGGCCTCGTGCTGCCTCCTCCCCCGCGGCCACTGGGCAGCTATACCGCTGTCAGTCAGGCGGGCGATCTACTGTTCGTGTCAGGGCAGTTGCCGCTGGCCAACGGCAAGGTGGTCTGGCAAGGCCAGGTCGGCAAGGACCTGACCCTGGATGAAGGCCAGCGTGCCGCAGAACTTGCCGCGCTCAACGTGCTCGCGCAGATCCACGCGCATCTGGGTGGCTTCGAGCGGCTGGACCACATTGTCCGTGTCGAGGGACATGTCACCAGCGCACCCGGCTGGCTGCAGCAGCCTGCGGTGGTGGATGGCGCGTCGGACTTCTTCGCGGATGTGCTGGCCGAGAAGGCCGGGCATGCGCGCATGGTGATCTCGCACTTCCAGCAGCCGGCCAATGCTGCCGTCATCCTGCTGGTGATCGCACAGATCAAACCCGCCTGA
- a CDS encoding LysR family transcriptional regulator, protein MTRQFDDLQLGSIELFCLAAELGSFTAAAVAAGVTPPAVSRTVFRLEERLGVRLFVRTTRQIRLTEEGRIYFEQSRRALAQLVEAERQISGQRAAPSGLLRISLPTPYAHYRVLPILPAFRAQYPDVEVDVHISNHNVDFADDTYDLSVRGRAPDDSNLIARKLEDAEMVVVAAPGYLRRAGTPRKLEDLQQHECIQFDVPSSGRKLPWVFQVNGEETDLLTSGTYGTSEDALGGATLARAGAGLFQTYRFVVEQDLRDGTLVEVLQDYGGSTRPFVLLYPSARHVTRRVRVFVDFLVEKCSP, encoded by the coding sequence ATGACGCGACAGTTCGATGATCTCCAGCTCGGCAGCATCGAGCTGTTCTGCCTGGCGGCAGAGCTTGGCAGTTTTACGGCCGCCGCAGTCGCTGCAGGCGTGACACCGCCGGCGGTCAGCCGCACCGTGTTCCGGTTGGAGGAGCGATTGGGCGTGCGCCTGTTCGTGCGCACCACGCGGCAGATCCGGCTGACTGAAGAGGGCCGGATCTACTTCGAGCAGAGCCGCCGCGCATTGGCGCAATTGGTGGAAGCGGAACGGCAGATCAGCGGCCAGCGCGCAGCGCCCTCGGGCTTGCTGCGCATCAGTCTGCCGACGCCCTATGCGCACTATCGCGTGCTGCCCATCCTGCCCGCGTTCCGGGCGCAATACCCGGATGTCGAAGTCGACGTGCACATCAGCAACCACAATGTCGATTTTGCGGACGACACGTATGACTTGTCCGTGCGCGGGCGCGCGCCGGATGACTCCAACCTCATCGCCCGCAAGCTGGAAGATGCCGAGATGGTGGTGGTGGCCGCGCCCGGCTATCTACGCCGCGCCGGCACGCCACGCAAGCTGGAAGACCTGCAGCAGCACGAGTGCATCCAGTTCGACGTACCCAGCAGCGGCCGCAAGTTGCCGTGGGTGTTCCAGGTGAACGGCGAAGAGACGGATCTGCTGACGTCGGGTACCTACGGCACGTCAGAAGACGCGCTCGGCGGCGCCACGCTGGCGCGCGCTGGGGCAGGCTTGTTTCAGACGTACCGCTTCGTGGTCGAGCAGGATTTGCGCGACGGCACGCTGGTGGAGGTGCTGCAGGACTACGGCGGCAGCACGCGGCCGTTCGTCCTGCTCTACCCGTCGGCCCGGCACGTGACGCGCCGGGTGCGGGTGTTCGTCGACTTCCTGGTGGAGAAGTGCTCCCCCTGA
- a CDS encoding SDR family oxidoreductase → MSATQKVAVITGASQGIGAELVKSYRERGYRVVATARSIKPVDDAGILAVAGDIADPATARCVIAEGVAKFGRIDTLVNNAGIFMAKPFTSYTAEDYAANIGVNLTGFFHITQLAIAEMEKNGGGHVISITTTLTDHAISGVPSVLASLTKGGLNAATKSLAVEYAKRGIRVNAVSPGVIKSPMHAPETHDFLGALHPVGHMGEMRDIAQAVQFLESAPFVTGEILHVDGGQSAGH, encoded by the coding sequence ATGAGCGCAACGCAAAAAGTCGCCGTCATCACCGGCGCATCGCAAGGCATCGGCGCAGAACTGGTCAAGTCGTACCGCGAACGCGGCTACCGCGTGGTGGCAACGGCGCGCAGCATCAAGCCGGTGGACGACGCCGGCATCCTGGCCGTTGCCGGGGACATTGCCGACCCGGCAACGGCGCGCTGCGTGATTGCCGAGGGTGTGGCGAAGTTCGGCCGCATCGACACGCTCGTCAACAACGCTGGCATCTTCATGGCCAAGCCCTTCACCAGCTATACGGCGGAAGACTACGCAGCCAACATTGGCGTGAACCTGACCGGCTTCTTCCACATCACGCAGCTCGCCATTGCCGAGATGGAGAAGAACGGCGGTGGCCACGTGATCAGCATCACGACCACCCTGACGGACCACGCCATCAGCGGTGTGCCGTCGGTACTTGCCTCGCTCACCAAGGGCGGTTTGAACGCGGCGACGAAGTCGCTGGCGGTTGAATATGCGAAGCGCGGTATCCGCGTGAATGCGGTGTCGCCCGGCGTCATCAAGTCGCCAATGCATGCACCGGAAACGCACGACTTTCTTGGCGCGCTGCATCCGGTTGGCCACATGGGCGAGATGCGCGATATCGCGCAGGCTGTGCAGTTTCTGGAGTCCGCCCCCTTTGTGACAGGCGAGATCCTGCACGTGGATGGCGGTCAGAGCGCGGGGCATTGA
- a CDS encoding cytochrome c biogenesis CcdA family protein, with product MIDLILAALAGVLTIASPCVLPVLPMVLSASSDESSALRPVAIALGFVLAFSALGVAFGALSSSLAWAQDAVRTVAIVILLLSGLARLWPSAFERLVAPLGGIIDRFAGVAAGITSGTGTGLAGGFVLGMTLGVVWTPCAGPTLAAILALVAKAQDLGRAGVLLALFSAGAAIPLLVIAYGGRYVTAQVRKVSRYAQRLQQVFGAAVVVTAVAMLFQVDTLVVARLSTVLPSIHLGV from the coding sequence ATGATTGACCTCATTCTTGCCGCACTGGCCGGCGTATTGACGATTGCATCACCGTGCGTGCTGCCGGTGCTGCCCATGGTGCTGAGTGCGTCCAGCGACGAGTCCAGCGCGCTGCGCCCCGTGGCGATTGCATTGGGCTTCGTGCTCGCGTTTTCTGCGCTGGGCGTGGCATTTGGCGCGCTCTCCAGCTCGCTGGCATGGGCGCAGGACGCCGTGCGCACCGTGGCGATCGTGATCCTGCTGCTGTCGGGGCTGGCCCGCCTGTGGCCCAGTGCGTTCGAGCGGCTTGTGGCACCGCTGGGCGGCATCATCGATCGCTTTGCGGGGGTGGCCGCAGGTATCACATCTGGCACAGGCACGGGCCTGGCGGGCGGGTTCGTGCTGGGCATGACGCTGGGCGTGGTCTGGACACCGTGTGCCGGCCCCACGCTGGCCGCCATTCTGGCGCTGGTGGCCAAGGCACAGGACCTGGGCCGCGCCGGGGTGCTGCTGGCGCTGTTCTCTGCGGGCGCCGCCATTCCATTGCTCGTCATCGCCTATGGCGGCCGCTATGTCACCGCGCAGGTCCGCAAGGTGTCGCGGTATGCGCAGCGCCTGCAGCAAGTGTTTGGGGCTGCTGTCGTTGTTACCGCCGTGGCGATGCTTTTCCAGGTCGACACGCTGGTGGTGGCACGGTTGAGTACGGTGCTTCCGTCGATTCACCTGGGGGTGTGA
- a CDS encoding response regulator — MSQPDHILIVDDDREIRELVGTYLERNEMRVTLAANGREMRAALDKGSVDLIVLDLMLPGEDGLALCRDLRAGPRKNLPILMLTARNEEADRILGLEMGADDYLVKPFAARELLARVRSVLRRTRMLPPNLQITEAATLLAFGDWRLDTTARHLLNAQDVVVALSGAEYKLLRVFLDHPQRVLNRDQLLNLTQGRDAELFERSIDLMVSRLRQRLGDDAREPKYIKTVRNGGYVFASTVEIREERA; from the coding sequence ATGAGCCAGCCCGATCACATCCTCATCGTTGATGACGACCGCGAGATCCGCGAGCTGGTGGGCACCTACCTGGAGCGCAACGAAATGCGCGTGACGCTGGCCGCCAATGGGCGCGAGATGCGCGCCGCGCTCGACAAGGGCTCGGTCGACCTCATCGTGCTCGACCTCATGCTGCCCGGTGAAGACGGCCTGGCCCTGTGCCGCGACCTGCGTGCCGGCCCGCGCAAAAACCTGCCGATTCTCATGCTGACCGCCCGCAATGAAGAGGCCGACCGCATTCTCGGCCTGGAGATGGGCGCCGACGACTACCTCGTGAAGCCGTTTGCCGCGCGTGAACTGCTGGCCCGCGTGCGTTCCGTGCTGCGCCGCACGCGCATGTTGCCGCCCAACCTGCAGATCACCGAGGCGGCTACGCTGCTGGCCTTTGGCGACTGGCGGCTCGACACTACGGCGCGGCACCTGCTGAATGCCCAGGACGTGGTCGTTGCCCTGAGCGGTGCGGAATACAAGCTGCTGCGCGTATTTCTCGACCACCCGCAGCGCGTGCTCAACCGTGACCAACTGCTCAACCTCACGCAAGGCCGTGACGCCGAGCTGTTCGAGCGCTCCATCGACCTGATGGTGAGCCGCCTGCGACAACGCCTGGGCGACGACGCGCGCGAGCCCAAGTACATCAAGACCGTGCGCAATGGCGGATACGTGTTCGCTTCGACGGTGGAGATTCGCGAGGAGCGCGCATGA
- a CDS encoding FAD-containing oxidoreductase, translating to MTQRFDAIIIGTGQAGPALAARLSGAGMQVAIIERGRFGGTCVNTGCIPTKTLVASAYAARLAQRAAEYGVMIDGPVNVDMARVKARKDEVSGRSSHGVEQWVRGLEHCTVFQGHARFESVQTVRVGNDLLEAERIFINVGGRALVPPMPGLDQVPYLTNATMMDVDFLPEHLIVIGGSYVGLEFGQMYRRFGARVTIVEKGPRLIAREDEDVSQAVREILEAEGIDVQVAANCLSVRGEAGNMVVGLDCSGGAREVSGSHLLLAVGRVPNTDDLGLDKAGIETDARGYIRVDEQLRTNVSGVWALGDCNGRGAFTHTSYNDYEIVAANLLDDDPRRVSDRIQAYAMYIDPPLGRVGMTLTEAKQSGRKLLVGNRPMTRVGRAVEKGESQGFMRVVVDAQSHEILGAAILGVTGDEVVHALLDVMYAKAPYTTISRAMHIHPTVSELVPTLLQEMQPVV from the coding sequence ATGACGCAACGCTTCGACGCCATCATCATCGGTACCGGGCAAGCTGGCCCGGCGCTGGCCGCGCGGTTGTCCGGCGCGGGCATGCAGGTTGCCATCATCGAGCGCGGGCGGTTTGGTGGCACGTGTGTCAACACCGGGTGCATTCCCACCAAGACACTGGTCGCCAGCGCATACGCCGCGCGTCTGGCGCAGCGGGCTGCCGAGTACGGCGTGATGATCGATGGGCCGGTCAATGTCGATATGGCACGCGTGAAGGCCCGCAAGGATGAGGTTTCCGGGCGCTCCAGCCACGGCGTGGAGCAGTGGGTCCGCGGCCTTGAGCACTGCACTGTCTTCCAGGGGCATGCTCGCTTTGAGAGCGTGCAAACCGTGCGTGTCGGCAACGATCTGCTGGAGGCCGAGCGCATCTTCATCAACGTTGGCGGGCGCGCGCTGGTTCCCCCGATGCCGGGGTTGGATCAGGTGCCCTACCTGACCAACGCCACCATGATGGACGTGGACTTCCTGCCCGAGCACCTGATCGTGATCGGTGGCAGCTACGTGGGGCTGGAGTTCGGCCAGATGTATCGGCGCTTCGGCGCGCGCGTGACGATCGTGGAGAAAGGCCCGCGCCTGATCGCCCGTGAAGATGAAGACGTGTCGCAGGCGGTGCGCGAGATTCTGGAAGCCGAGGGCATCGACGTGCAGGTGGCCGCCAACTGCCTGAGCGTGCGTGGCGAAGCAGGCAACATGGTGGTCGGGCTGGATTGCTCGGGCGGCGCGCGTGAAGTGTCGGGCTCGCATCTGCTGCTGGCAGTGGGGCGTGTACCCAATACCGATGATCTCGGCCTGGACAAGGCCGGCATTGAGACTGATGCGCGCGGGTATATCCGCGTCGATGAGCAACTGCGCACCAACGTCTCCGGCGTCTGGGCCCTGGGCGATTGCAATGGGCGAGGCGCGTTCACGCATACGTCCTACAACGACTACGAGATCGTCGCGGCCAACTTGCTGGATGACGATCCGCGCAGGGTGTCGGACCGCATCCAGGCGTACGCCATGTACATCGACCCACCGCTCGGCCGCGTTGGCATGACGCTGACCGAGGCCAAGCAATCGGGCCGCAAGCTGCTGGTCGGCAACCGCCCCATGACGCGCGTCGGGCGTGCGGTGGAGAAGGGTGAGAGCCAAGGCTTCATGCGGGTGGTGGTTGATGCGCAGAGCCACGAGATTCTTGGCGCGGCGATCCTGGGTGTGACCGGCGACGAGGTCGTGCATGCATTGCTCGACGTGATGTACGCCAAGGCGCCGTACACCACCATCAGCCGTGCCATGCACATCCACCCGACCGTGTCGGAACTGGTGCCGACGCTGCTGCAGGAGATGCAGCCGGTGGTGTAG